One bacterium DNA segment encodes these proteins:
- a CDS encoding YihY family inner membrane protein, with translation MAQGEMTDPHSETEAGVAASLRARWGEVERFFERELWLARPDETFVHRGLRSVAQLIVLTVRGFYADHLLLRASALTYVTALSIIPMLGVVIAIVGAVGGDETLIEFAIDQLTTVAPEVRETVREFAGKLDFASFGTVGGAVVFGTAIFALRHLEATLNDIWGVASARSWARRFSDYLAVLVVAPVSTGVAVSLATTLQSNRLVGRFLEDPTFAWLYGLGLAQVPVFVLFLGFTFLYWFFPNTQVRIRAAALGGLVAAILFSAARTIYVDFQVGAATYETVFGALSAIPLILAWLYACWAVLLLGAEVAFAAQNLAFARREMRYGEAGVAEQEAVALEIAVTIARCFREHATPPDAEKLADLLDEPVRLVRRLCEGLEEAGLVLPIATIDGQDPGYVPAGPIADITAGAVLRAARGDVYGSGAHTAARTESVARVMERLEGAWGGVADETSLAMLTDPPGTEHSE, from the coding sequence ATGGCGCAGGGTGAGATGACCGATCCGCACTCGGAAACGGAAGCAGGCGTCGCAGCGAGCCTCAGGGCCCGCTGGGGCGAGGTGGAGCGATTCTTCGAGCGCGAGCTCTGGCTCGCGCGTCCGGACGAGACCTTCGTGCATCGTGGGCTGCGCTCCGTCGCGCAGCTGATCGTGCTGACCGTGCGCGGCTTCTACGCCGACCATCTGCTCCTGCGCGCGAGCGCGCTGACCTACGTGACGGCCCTCTCGATCATTCCCATGCTCGGCGTGGTGATCGCGATCGTCGGCGCCGTCGGCGGCGACGAGACCCTGATCGAGTTCGCGATCGACCAGCTGACGACGGTCGCACCCGAGGTCCGCGAGACCGTGCGGGAATTCGCCGGGAAGCTCGACTTCGCGAGCTTCGGGACGGTCGGCGGGGCGGTCGTCTTCGGGACGGCGATCTTCGCCCTGCGCCACCTCGAAGCCACGCTGAACGACATCTGGGGCGTCGCCTCCGCGCGGAGCTGGGCGCGTCGGTTCTCGGACTACCTGGCTGTCCTCGTCGTCGCGCCGGTGTCGACGGGGGTCGCGGTCAGTCTCGCCACGACGCTCCAGAGCAATCGGCTGGTCGGGCGCTTCCTCGAGGATCCGACCTTCGCCTGGCTCTACGGACTCGGACTCGCGCAGGTGCCGGTCTTCGTTCTCTTCCTGGGCTTCACCTTCCTATACTGGTTCTTTCCGAACACCCAGGTCCGGATCCGCGCCGCGGCGCTCGGCGGCCTCGTCGCCGCGATTCTCTTCTCGGCGGCCCGGACGATCTACGTCGACTTCCAGGTCGGCGCGGCGACCTACGAGACGGTCTTCGGGGCGCTCTCGGCGATTCCCCTGATCCTCGCGTGGCTCTACGCATGCTGGGCCGTGCTGCTCCTCGGCGCCGAGGTGGCCTTCGCCGCCCAGAACCTGGCCTTCGCTCGCCGGGAGATGCGCTACGGCGAGGCGGGCGTGGCAGAGCAGGAGGCCGTGGCCCTCGAGATCGCGGTGACGATCGCGCGCTGCTTCCGCGAGCACGCGACCCCACCGGACGCGGAGAAACTCGCCGACCTGCTCGATGAGCCGGTCCGCCTCGTGCGGCGGCTCTGCGAGGGGCTGGAAGAGGCCGGCCTCGTGCTGCCGATCGCGACGATCGACGGACAGGACCCGGGCTACGTGCCGGCGGGGCCGATCGCGGACATCACCGCCGGGGCGGTGCTGCGCGCGGCGCGGGGGGACGTGTACGGTTCCGGCGCACACACGGCAGCGCGGACCGAATCGGTCGCCCGCGTCATGGAACGGCTCGAGGGAGCGTGGGGCGGCGTCGCGGACGAGACCAGCCTCGCGATGCTCACCGACCCGCCCGGAACGGAGCACTCGGAGTGA
- the mnmA gene encoding tRNA 2-thiouridine(34) synthase MnmA, with protein sequence MSTDSSSEARVEAEGRVVVAMSGGVDSSVAAAMLVGEGADAIGVTMKLSESESRCCSLEDADDARRVAERLGIRFYVANYADAFTKEVVEPFADDYLAARTPIPCVACNQSFKFDHLLDRARVFGADRVATGHYARLEHDPGTGAARLFRGRDRQKDQSYFLFSLTQEQLRAASFPLGDLTKEQVRDRARDLGLGTAEKPESQEICFVPDGDYAKVVERLRPEASRLRGEIVDESGRVLGEHRGVHHFTVGQRHGLGISADRRLYVLRLDPREQKVVVGGVEGLDCGRARVDRVNWIAGPAPSEPVRVRVQVRHRHTAARATVTPGPDETAEIAFEEPVRAVAPGQAAVFYDLESDDEVIGGGWLVAGGGPGSRRNG encoded by the coding sequence GTGAGCACCGATTCGTCCTCCGAAGCCCGGGTCGAGGCCGAGGGCCGCGTGGTCGTCGCGATGTCCGGAGGCGTGGATTCGTCCGTCGCTGCGGCGATGCTCGTCGGCGAAGGCGCGGACGCGATCGGCGTGACGATGAAGCTCTCGGAGAGCGAGTCGCGCTGCTGCTCCCTCGAGGACGCGGACGATGCGCGTCGTGTGGCGGAGCGGTTGGGCATCAGGTTCTACGTGGCGAACTACGCGGACGCCTTCACGAAGGAGGTGGTCGAGCCCTTCGCCGACGACTACCTGGCGGCGCGCACGCCCATTCCCTGCGTCGCGTGCAACCAGTCCTTCAAGTTCGACCACCTCCTCGATCGTGCGCGCGTCTTCGGGGCGGATCGCGTCGCGACCGGCCACTACGCGCGTCTCGAGCACGACCCCGGGACCGGGGCGGCGCGACTCTTCCGCGGCCGCGACCGTCAGAAGGATCAGAGCTACTTCCTCTTCTCGCTCACGCAGGAGCAGCTGCGCGCGGCCTCCTTTCCGCTCGGTGATCTCACCAAGGAGCAGGTCCGCGACCGGGCGCGCGACCTCGGCCTCGGCACGGCCGAGAAGCCCGAGAGTCAGGAGATCTGCTTCGTGCCGGACGGGGACTACGCGAAGGTCGTCGAGCGGTTGCGCCCCGAAGCGAGTCGCCTGCGCGGCGAGATCGTCGACGAGTCGGGCCGCGTGCTCGGCGAGCACCGCGGCGTCCATCACTTCACCGTGGGACAGCGCCACGGTCTGGGCATCTCCGCGGACCGGAGGCTCTACGTGCTTCGCCTCGACCCCCGCGAACAGAAGGTCGTGGTCGGGGGCGTCGAAGGTCTCGACTGCGGGCGCGCGCGGGTCGATCGGGTCAACTGGATCGCGGGGCCCGCGCCGAGCGAGCCCGTTCGGGTGCGCGTGCAGGTCCGCCACCGCCACACGGCGGCGCGTGCGACGGTCACGCCCGGTCCCGACGAGACGGCGGAGATCGCCTTCGAAGAGCCGGTGCGCGCGGTCGCGCCGGGACAGGCGGCCGTCTTCTACGACCTGGAGAGCGACGACGAAGTGATCGGCGGCGGATGGCTGGTCGCGGGGGGCGGTCCGGGCTCGCGGAGGAACGGGTGA
- a CDS encoding cysteine desulfurase gives MRIYLDHNATTPVRDEVVDAMTDVLRNGFGNPSSVYEEGAATRARLEAARAQVAKLLGAEANEIRFTGGATEANNTLLLGLLSPGDHVVTTGIEHPSVLAPLDVLEAQGVEVTRVAPDADGCVAADDVLEAIGPSTKLVSVIWANNETGALQPVEAIAEGARARGVLVHSDATQGVGKLVIDLARVPLDFLSTSAHKLGGPKGAGALFVRDGRDVPAYLLGGGQEKGLRGGTENVAGLVGFGAACALAEAELDARLARYGALRDRLWRGLQDTLDGLRWNGDPKRALVNTLNVEFEGVAGEVLVQALDLEGIAVSAGAACHSGSIDPSAVLTAMGRTPEQARASLRLSVGHGLDEAAIDAAVAIFARLVPRVREMENA, from the coding sequence GTGAGGATCTATCTCGACCACAACGCGACGACCCCGGTCCGCGACGAAGTCGTCGACGCGATGACCGACGTATTGCGAAACGGGTTCGGAAACCCGTCGAGCGTCTACGAGGAAGGCGCTGCGACGCGAGCTCGGCTCGAGGCGGCGCGGGCGCAGGTGGCGAAGCTCCTCGGGGCCGAGGCGAACGAGATCCGCTTCACCGGCGGCGCGACCGAGGCGAACAATACGCTGCTCCTCGGCCTGCTCTCGCCGGGCGATCACGTGGTCACGACCGGGATCGAACACCCGTCCGTCCTGGCGCCCCTCGACGTGCTCGAGGCGCAAGGCGTCGAGGTCACGCGCGTGGCCCCCGACGCGGACGGCTGCGTCGCGGCCGACGATGTCCTCGAGGCGATCGGCCCGTCGACGAAGCTCGTGAGCGTGATCTGGGCGAACAACGAGACCGGCGCCCTCCAGCCCGTCGAGGCCATCGCCGAGGGCGCGCGTGCCCGTGGCGTGCTCGTCCACTCGGATGCGACCCAGGGCGTCGGCAAGCTCGTGATCGACCTCGCTCGCGTGCCCCTCGACTTCCTCTCGACCTCGGCCCACAAGCTGGGGGGGCCGAAAGGGGCGGGCGCGCTCTTCGTGCGCGACGGACGGGACGTACCGGCCTACCTGTTGGGTGGAGGGCAGGAGAAGGGCCTGCGAGGTGGCACGGAGAACGTCGCGGGCCTCGTGGGCTTCGGCGCGGCCTGCGCCCTGGCCGAAGCGGAGCTCGACGCACGGCTCGCCCGCTACGGCGCCCTGCGCGATCGCCTCTGGCGCGGCTTGCAGGACACGCTCGATGGACTGCGCTGGAACGGGGATCCGAAGCGCGCCCTGGTGAACACCCTCAACGTCGAGTTCGAGGGCGTGGCGGGAGAGGTGCTCGTTCAGGCCCTGGATCTCGAAGGCATCGCCGTCTCGGCGGGGGCCGCGTGCCATTCGGGCTCGATCGATCCGTCGGCGGTCCTGACCGCGATGGGACGCACGCCGGAACAGGCACGCGCGAGTCTCCGGCTCTCGGTCGGCCACGGTCTCGACGAAGCCGCGATCGACGCGGCGGTCGCGATCTTCGCGCGACTCGTTCCGCGGGTCCGCGAGATGGAGAACGCGTGA
- a CDS encoding MerR family transcriptional regulator, translated as MWSIAEICERAGLSARTVRYYEEIGLLPGVRRSEGGRRVYGEDELERLAFITRLKTLGLSLKEIRDLNAVYAIGGSTQAMLEHLQPLLAAHLADVDRRLEELTALRGQLALYRDHIEARIAEGGDPAGERDVPNATDAGRDVSDRRSATA; from the coding sequence ATGTGGAGCATCGCCGAAATCTGTGAGCGCGCCGGGCTCTCCGCGCGCACCGTCCGCTACTACGAGGAGATCGGGCTGCTGCCTGGGGTCCGTCGCAGCGAAGGGGGCCGACGGGTCTACGGGGAGGACGAGCTCGAGCGTCTCGCGTTCATCACGCGCCTCAAGACGCTCGGACTCTCGCTCAAGGAGATTCGCGACCTGAACGCGGTCTACGCGATCGGCGGCTCGACCCAGGCGATGCTCGAGCACCTGCAGCCGCTGCTCGCCGCCCATCTGGCGGACGTGGACCGGCGGCTCGAAGAGCTGACCGCGCTTCGCGGACAGCTCGCTCTCTATCGCGACCACATCGAGGCGCGGATCGCCGAGGGAGGCGACCCCGCCGGCGAGCGCGACGTCCCGAACGCCACCGACGCCGGACGCGACGTATCCGATCGAAGGAGTGCCACGGCATGA
- the rnc gene encoding ribonuclease III, giving the protein MSDDEDRDLRLAELEEALGHRFADPSLFATALRHASYAHERATASGEGDDPEGESNERLEFLGDAVLALVVAEALYAAKPDWQEGELTRALHAIVEGRSLATLAEELGVGSVMRLGRTEESSGGGSKPKVLEDAMEALIGALYLDGGIDPVRRFVGARFADALAADATPVERDPKTELQERLMRDVGEFPSYRLTGDTGIEGDDVRFSVEVVSKGEVLGRGTDRTKRRAEKAAAREALARTACVGEAD; this is encoded by the coding sequence GTGAGCGACGACGAAGACCGGGACCTTCGTCTGGCGGAGCTCGAGGAGGCCCTCGGCCACCGCTTCGCCGACCCGTCGCTCTTCGCGACGGCGCTGCGTCACGCCTCGTACGCCCACGAACGGGCGACGGCCTCGGGCGAGGGGGACGATCCGGAAGGGGAGAGCAACGAGCGGCTCGAGTTCCTGGGCGATGCGGTGCTCGCGCTGGTCGTCGCGGAGGCACTCTACGCCGCGAAGCCCGACTGGCAGGAGGGGGAGCTCACGCGCGCGCTGCACGCGATCGTCGAGGGGCGCTCGCTGGCGACCCTCGCGGAGGAGCTCGGCGTCGGCTCCGTGATGCGCCTCGGCCGGACCGAGGAGAGCTCCGGGGGGGGCTCGAAGCCGAAGGTCCTCGAGGACGCGATGGAGGCGCTGATCGGCGCCCTGTACCTCGACGGGGGAATCGATCCGGTCCGGCGCTTCGTCGGTGCGCGTTTCGCGGACGCCCTCGCGGCGGACGCGACGCCGGTCGAGCGCGATCCGAAGACGGAGCTGCAGGAGCGACTGATGCGTGACGTGGGGGAGTTCCCGTCCTATCGCCTGACCGGCGATACGGGCATCGAGGGCGATGACGTCCGGTTCTCGGTCGAGGTCGTCTCGAAGGGCGAGGTCCTGGGACGGGGGACGGACCGGACCAAACGCCGCGCCGAGAAGGCGGCGGCGCGGGAAGCGCTCGCGCGTACGGCTTGCGTCGGGGAGGCCGACTGA
- the tsaE gene encoding tRNA (adenosine(37)-N6)-threonylcarbamoyltransferase complex ATPase subunit type 1 TsaE, whose product MTSWTFVSRDPEETRAIGRELGRSIGVDGAVLALIGPLGAGKTVFVKGLAEGLGVDPRGVSSPTFVIAQQYPVPASEQGPEMLHHVDLYRLEDEDELVNIGFDDMLAPGGVLAVEWADRFPGVLGRDHLRIELGGPSAAEADGTDETLGRPQGPGRKAVVAAVGTFSERIAADWFDRVEARAEGGAESGGFERLAALVTLLIAATSVLAGAIEHPGSLLREAEAPCLWLAEREADEFGTTRAECVDGGAAIAPPTGIARLVNGERIDVNTAPAIWLEALPGIGPKRAEAIVDARRDAPFRSLRDLERVPGIGPVTRGRMAAFVELEREAEGADGAG is encoded by the coding sequence GTGACGTCCTGGACCTTCGTTTCCCGGGACCCTGAGGAGACGCGCGCGATCGGTCGCGAGCTGGGGCGCTCGATCGGTGTGGACGGGGCGGTGCTCGCGCTGATCGGGCCGCTCGGGGCGGGAAAGACCGTCTTCGTGAAGGGCCTCGCGGAAGGCCTCGGGGTCGACCCGCGCGGGGTCTCGTCGCCGACCTTCGTGATCGCCCAGCAGTATCCCGTGCCGGCGTCGGAGCAGGGACCCGAGATGCTCCATCACGTGGACCTCTACCGCCTCGAAGACGAAGACGAGCTCGTGAACATCGGGTTCGACGACATGCTCGCGCCGGGGGGCGTCCTCGCCGTCGAGTGGGCGGACCGGTTCCCCGGCGTGCTCGGGCGGGATCACCTGCGGATCGAGCTCGGGGGACCGAGCGCCGCCGAGGCCGACGGAACCGACGAAACGCTGGGTCGGCCGCAGGGGCCGGGCCGGAAGGCGGTCGTGGCGGCAGTCGGAACCTTCAGCGAACGGATCGCGGCGGACTGGTTCGACCGGGTCGAGGCGCGGGCGGAAGGGGGCGCCGAGTCGGGCGGATTCGAACGACTGGCGGCCCTCGTGACGCTCTTGATCGCGGCGACGTCCGTCCTCGCGGGCGCGATCGAGCACCCGGGATCGTTGCTCCGCGAAGCCGAGGCCCCGTGTCTCTGGCTGGCCGAGCGGGAGGCCGACGAGTTCGGAACGACCCGGGCCGAGTGTGTCGACGGCGGGGCGGCGATCGCGCCGCCGACCGGGATCGCTCGGCTGGTGAACGGCGAGCGGATCGACGTGAATACCGCGCCGGCCATCTGGCTGGAAGCCCTTCCCGGGATCGGTCCCAAGCGCGCCGAGGCGATCGTCGATGCCCGGCGGGACGCCCCGTTCCGGTCGCTGCGCGACCTCGAGCGAGTACCAGGGATCGGGCCGGTGACGCGCGGACGGATGGCGGCATTCGTCGAGTTGGAGCGCGAGGCGGAGGGGGCCGATGGCGCAGGGTGA
- a CDS encoding methylmalonyl-CoA mutase family protein codes for MTESASRPPIRVVTAASLFDGHDAAINIMRRLLQGLGAEVIHLGHDRSVDELVEAALEEDADAVALSSYQGGHMEYFQYLVQRLAEVGLPHVRVYGGGGGTITPEEIESLHRIGVARVFSPEDGRILGLEGMIATIVDECLEARVDREAEPAAGLDEVATGIAHAAPRDVGRLITFFESYADAHKDDAERVRARVAERAGAKAPVIGFTGTGGAGKSSVVDELVMRLRRDAPELRIALLLVDPTRRRSGGALLGDRIRMNAIGGEQVFVRSMATRRANLSLAAAVGDALAVLRAADFDLVFLETAGIGQSDSEIVDQVDCSLYVMTPDYGAPSQLEKIDMIDYADLIVLNKCDRRGAADSLRDVRKQWRRNRNAMTTPDAEVPVFPTVARNWNDPGTEHLARALEARLGALGIAAFSDTAAPVLSENPVSEASGLVPASRQRYLAEIAESIRGYRARVEEDSAAAARADGYARVLAAEGYVPAVPLAPIETPPGDDVAARLAEGYAAAAARVEPSLAASLAAWPAKREQYRADRQSYTVRGRDIEVENRTTTLSGNTIPKVAIPRTDDWGDLARYLSLENVPGSFPFTAGVFPFKRSGEDPARMFAGEGGPERTNRRFHYVSAGQPAARLSTAFDSVTLYGRNPAEQPDVFGKIGNSGVSICTLDDAKKLYSGFDLGAPTTSVSLTINGPAPTVLAFFLNAAVDQRVERHLREAGELEAAVARFSAALEAKGQTLPEYAGDQPPTHDGLGLGLLGIPGDRVVDAPTYARLRSEVLQSVRGTVQADILKEDQAQNTCIFSTEFSLKLQGDIQETFCREKVSNFYSVSISGYHMAEAGANPISQLAFTLANGFTFCEYFLARGMSVDDFASNFSFFFSNGLDAEYSVMGRVARRIWAIAMREKYGASESSQKLKYHIQTSGRSLHAQEMDFNDIRTTLQALTALQDQCNSLHTNAYDEAVTTPTEESVRRALAIQLIINREAGLMKNENPIQGAFVIDELTDLVEEAVLQEFERLSERGGVLGAMETLYQRGRIQDESMVYEQLKHTGELPIIGVNTFLPDDPADPVLDDDKLMRSSDAEKQAQLDSLAAFHARWADEAPAALARLQEKARNGENLFDELLETVKVASLGQISEALFEVGGRYRRAM; via the coding sequence ATGACCGAGTCCGCTTCCCGTCCCCCGATCCGCGTCGTGACGGCGGCCTCGCTCTTCGATGGCCACGACGCGGCGATCAACATCATGCGGCGACTGCTGCAGGGCCTCGGCGCCGAGGTGATCCATCTCGGCCACGACCGAAGCGTCGACGAGCTCGTCGAGGCGGCGCTCGAAGAAGACGCCGACGCGGTCGCGCTCTCGTCCTACCAGGGCGGGCACATGGAGTACTTCCAGTACCTGGTCCAGCGCCTCGCCGAAGTCGGCTTGCCGCACGTGCGTGTCTACGGCGGTGGCGGCGGGACGATCACGCCGGAAGAGATCGAGTCTCTCCACCGGATCGGCGTCGCCCGCGTCTTCAGTCCGGAGGACGGCCGCATCCTCGGCCTCGAGGGCATGATCGCGACGATCGTCGACGAGTGCCTCGAGGCCCGTGTCGACCGTGAAGCGGAGCCCGCCGCAGGCCTCGACGAGGTCGCCACAGGAATCGCCCATGCGGCGCCGCGGGACGTCGGGCGACTGATCACGTTCTTCGAGAGCTACGCCGACGCGCACAAAGACGACGCGGAGCGCGTCCGCGCCCGCGTGGCCGAACGGGCGGGGGCGAAGGCGCCGGTCATCGGCTTCACGGGCACGGGCGGCGCGGGCAAGTCGAGCGTCGTCGACGAGCTCGTGATGCGGCTGCGTCGAGATGCGCCGGAGCTGAGGATCGCGCTCCTGCTCGTCGATCCGACCCGCAGGCGGAGCGGCGGCGCCCTGCTCGGCGACCGCATCCGCATGAACGCGATCGGGGGTGAGCAGGTCTTTGTCCGCTCGATGGCGACTCGGCGCGCGAACCTGTCGCTGGCAGCGGCCGTGGGCGATGCACTCGCGGTGCTCCGAGCGGCGGACTTCGACCTCGTCTTCCTCGAGACCGCCGGCATCGGTCAGAGCGACTCCGAGATCGTCGACCAGGTCGACTGCTCGCTCTACGTGATGACGCCGGACTACGGCGCGCCGTCGCAGCTCGAGAAGATCGACATGATCGACTACGCGGACCTGATCGTGCTGAACAAGTGCGACCGGAGGGGCGCGGCGGACTCGCTCCGGGACGTGCGCAAGCAGTGGCGGCGGAACCGGAACGCGATGACCACGCCGGATGCCGAGGTGCCGGTCTTTCCGACGGTCGCCCGGAACTGGAACGATCCGGGTACGGAGCACCTCGCCCGGGCCCTCGAGGCCCGGCTCGGTGCGCTCGGGATCGCGGCCTTCTCGGACACGGCCGCCCCGGTGTTGAGCGAGAACCCGGTCTCGGAGGCGAGCGGTCTCGTTCCCGCCTCGCGTCAGCGCTACCTCGCCGAGATCGCGGAGTCCATCCGGGGCTACCGAGCCCGCGTCGAAGAGGACAGCGCCGCCGCCGCGCGCGCCGATGGCTACGCGCGGGTACTCGCCGCCGAGGGGTACGTCCCGGCAGTGCCGCTCGCGCCGATCGAGACGCCGCCCGGCGACGACGTCGCGGCACGCCTTGCGGAAGGCTACGCCGCCGCAGCGGCCCGGGTCGAGCCGTCGCTGGCCGCATCGCTGGCCGCATGGCCCGCGAAGCGCGAGCAATACCGGGCCGATCGTCAGAGCTACACCGTCCGCGGTCGCGACATCGAGGTCGAGAACCGGACGACCACGCTCTCCGGCAACACGATTCCCAAGGTCGCGATTCCGCGGACCGACGACTGGGGTGACCTCGCGCGATACCTTTCGCTCGAGAACGTGCCCGGCTCCTTCCCGTTCACCGCGGGCGTCTTTCCGTTCAAGCGAAGCGGCGAAGACCCGGCCCGGATGTTCGCCGGCGAGGGCGGCCCCGAGCGCACGAACCGCCGCTTCCACTACGTCTCGGCGGGCCAGCCCGCGGCGCGTCTGTCGACCGCGTTCGACAGCGTGACCCTCTACGGCCGGAACCCGGCCGAGCAGCCCGACGTCTTCGGCAAGATCGGTAACTCGGGCGTGTCGATCTGCACCCTCGACGACGCGAAGAAGCTCTACTCGGGCTTCGATCTCGGCGCGCCGACGACTTCGGTCTCGCTCACGATCAACGGCCCCGCGCCGACGGTCCTCGCCTTCTTCCTGAACGCCGCCGTCGATCAGCGCGTCGAGCGCCATCTGCGCGAGGCCGGCGAGCTCGAGGCGGCGGTGGCGCGCTTCTCCGCTGCGCTCGAGGCGAAGGGGCAGACGCTGCCCGAGTACGCCGGGGATCAGCCTCCGACCCACGACGGGCTCGGCCTCGGGCTGCTCGGCATCCCGGGCGACCGGGTGGTCGACGCTCCGACCTACGCGCGCCTGCGGAGCGAGGTCCTCCAGTCCGTTCGAGGCACCGTCCAGGCGGACATCCTGAAGGAGGACCAGGCCCAGAACACCTGCATCTTCTCCACCGAGTTCTCCCTCAAGCTCCAGGGCGACATCCAGGAGACGTTCTGCCGAGAGAAGGTCTCGAACTTCTACTCGGTCTCGATCTCCGGCTACCACATGGCCGAGGCCGGCGCGAACCCGATCTCCCAGCTCGCCTTCACCCTCGCGAACGGCTTCACGTTCTGCGAGTACTTCCTCGCGCGCGGCATGTCGGTCGACGACTTCGCCTCGAACTTCTCGTTCTTCTTCTCGAACGGGCTCGACGCCGAGTACTCGGTGATGGGACGCGTGGCGCGACGCATCTGGGCCATCGCGATGCGCGAGAAGTACGGGGCCAGCGAGTCGAGCCAGAAGCTCAAGTACCACATCCAGACCTCGGGCCGTTCGCTCCACGCGCAGGAGATGGATTTCAACGACATCCGGACGACGCTCCAGGCGCTGACGGCGCTCCAGGACCAGTGCAACAGCCTCCACACCAACGCCTACGACGAGGCGGTCACGACGCCGACCGAGGAGTCGGTGCGACGGGCGCTGGCGATCCAGCTGATCATCAACCGCGAAGCGGGGCTCATGAAGAACGAGAACCCGATCCAGGGCGCGTTCGTGATCGACGAGCTGACCGATCTGGTCGAGGAGGCCGTCCTCCAGGAGTTCGAGCGGCTCTCGGAGCGGGGCGGCGTCCTCGGCGCGATGGAGACGCTCTATCAGCGCGGGCGGATCCAGGACGAGTCGATGGTCTACGAGCAGCTGAAGCACACGGGCGAGCTGCCGATCATCGGCGTCAACACGTTTCTGCCCGACGACCCGGCGGATCCGGTCCTCGACGACGACAAGCTCATGCGCTCTTCGGACGCGGAGAAGCAGGCGCAGCTCGATTCCCTCGCCGCGTTCCACGCCCGTTGGGCGGACGAGGCGCCCGCGGCGCTGGCGCGACTCCAGGAGAAGGCCCGGAACGGGGAGAACCTCTTCGACGAGCTCCTCGAGACGGTCAAGGTCGCGAGCCTCGGCCAGATCAGCGAGGCGCTCTTCGAGGTCGGCGGACGCTACCGCCGGGCGATGTAG
- the era gene encoding GTPase Era: protein MDDDGFKAGFVALLGPPNAGKSSLLNALLGMRLAIVSAKPQTTRSRILGILPREGAQVLFLDTPGRHKSEKKLNEALNDVVDEVARDSEVALLLVDRAVGWTEIHDDIAEALQKLGRPTIVVGTKEDLGRARSAVWPIPEAPASWPQLSVSSRSETGLEPLLDAIVEALPESPPLYGEEELTDRPMRWLCGEMIREALFELLDQELPYSMAVDVLRYDESGRKAVKIGANLLVERDSQKRIVVGKGGAMIKKIGIRARRAIEDWVGRQVHLELFVKVDPGWLKNERRIKELGYH, encoded by the coding sequence ATGGACGACGACGGTTTCAAGGCCGGCTTCGTGGCGCTCCTCGGTCCACCCAACGCGGGAAAGTCCTCGCTCCTGAACGCGCTGCTCGGGATGCGACTGGCGATCGTGAGCGCGAAGCCCCAGACCACGCGCAGCCGCATCCTCGGGATCCTGCCGCGAGAAGGCGCGCAGGTCCTCTTCCTCGACACGCCCGGCCGTCACAAGAGCGAGAAGAAGCTGAACGAAGCGCTCAACGACGTCGTCGACGAGGTCGCCCGGGACAGCGAGGTCGCGCTCCTGCTCGTGGACCGCGCCGTCGGCTGGACCGAGATCCACGACGACATCGCGGAAGCGCTCCAGAAGCTCGGTCGCCCGACGATCGTCGTCGGCACGAAGGAAGACCTCGGTCGCGCCCGCTCTGCCGTCTGGCCGATCCCCGAAGCCCCGGCGTCCTGGCCCCAGCTCTCGGTCTCGTCCAGGTCGGAGACGGGGCTCGAGCCGCTGCTCGACGCGATCGTCGAGGCCTTGCCCGAGTCGCCGCCGCTCTACGGCGAAGAGGAGCTGACGGATCGCCCGATGCGCTGGCTGTGTGGGGAGATGATTCGCGAGGCGCTCTTCGAGCTGCTCGATCAGGAGCTGCCGTACTCGATGGCGGTCGACGTGCTTCGCTACGACGAGTCGGGGCGGAAGGCGGTCAAGATCGGTGCGAATCTGCTGGTCGAGCGGGACTCGCAGAAGCGGATCGTGGTCGGCAAGGGTGGGGCGATGATCAAGAAGATCGGGATCCGCGCGCGGCGGGCGATCGAGGACTGGGTGGGGCGACAGGTCCACCTCGAGCTCTTCGTGAAGGTCGATCCGGGCTGGCTGAAGAACGAGCGGCGGATCAAGGAGCTCGGATATCACTAG